A stretch of the Patescibacteria group bacterium genome encodes the following:
- a CDS encoding 50S ribosomal protein L4, with amino-acid sequence MAQAVLYSKTGSKKETPVKLSAKVFGAEVNHDLVDLAYRAYLANGRTGSAQTLSRGMVRGGGRKPWRQKGTGRARAGSTRLPHWTGGGVAFGPTGNENYRIDLPVKAKRSAIRQALSLAAKAKKVSVIEAFDGGDGKAKPTAALLDKLGLEGRVVLVVANKTEVIDRATRNLPGLTVVTATYLNVFTIVNADHVLMTSEAEQAVTKWLEGAA; translated from the coding sequence ATGGCACAAGCGGTATTATATTCAAAAACCGGCTCCAAAAAGGAGACCCCAGTTAAGCTGAGCGCAAAGGTGTTTGGCGCCGAAGTTAACCACGACTTGGTTGATCTGGCTTATCGCGCCTACCTGGCTAACGGCCGCACCGGCTCCGCTCAAACCCTGAGCCGCGGCATGGTTCGTGGTGGTGGCCGCAAGCCTTGGCGCCAGAAGGGAACCGGGCGAGCTCGCGCCGGCTCAACCCGCCTGCCGCATTGGACCGGCGGTGGAGTGGCTTTTGGTCCAACCGGTAACGAAAACTACCGCATTGATCTGCCAGTTAAGGCTAAGCGTTCGGCGATTCGTCAGGCACTAAGTTTGGCGGCTAAGGCTAAAAAGGTGTCGGTAATTGAGGCGTTTGACGGTGGCGATGGTAAGGCTAAGCCGACCGCTGCACTGCTTGATAAGCTTGGTCTAGAAGGAAGAGTGGTCCTGGTTGTCGCCAATAAGACCGAAGTTATTGATCGAGCTACTCGCAACCTGCCGGGTCTTACAGTAGTAACCGCAACCTACTTAAACGTGTTTACCATTGTTAACGCCGACCACGTACTAATGACCAGCGAGGCCGAGCAGGCGGTAACCAAATGGCTGGAGGGCGCAGCATGA
- a CDS encoding 50S ribosomal protein L3, which produces MKALLGRKLGMTQLFDENGTVSRVTIVETGPCVITQVKTGARDGYSAVQLGFGSDKHPSKPLAGHASVDGITPKHFREVRMDQDVADIEAVEGDEAKTQVKVGAKLDVTTFEVGDAVEVTGTSKGKGFAGTIKRHNFHRGPMSHGSHNHRAPGSIGAMYPQHVFKGIKMAGQMGGDKVTTKGLKIVQVDAENNLLAISGAIPGPRKGIVMIRGAK; this is translated from the coding sequence ATGAAAGCACTGCTTGGCCGAAAACTTGGTATGACTCAACTGTTTGATGAAAACGGTACGGTTTCGCGTGTCACCATCGTGGAGACTGGCCCTTGCGTGATTACTCAAGTAAAAACCGGTGCTCGTGATGGCTACAGCGCAGTACAGCTTGGCTTTGGTAGTGACAAGCATCCATCCAAGCCGTTAGCCGGCCACGCTAGCGTTGACGGTATTACTCCTAAGCACTTTAGAGAGGTTCGCATGGACCAAGACGTAGCCGACATCGAGGCGGTGGAAGGTGACGAAGCCAAGACTCAGGTTAAGGTTGGTGCCAAGTTGGACGTGACTACCTTTGAGGTCGGAGATGCGGTAGAGGTAACCGGCACCAGCAAGGGCAAGGGATTTGCCGGCACCATTAAGCGTCACAACTTTCACCGCGGGCCAATGAGTCACGGTTCGCACAACCACCGCGCACCGGGTTCGATTGGGGCGATGTACCCACAGCACGTATTTAAGGGCATTAAGATGGCCGGCCAGATGGGTGGCGACAAGGTGACAACCAAGGGTCTTAAGATCGTCCAGGTTGACGCCGAAAACAACCTGCTGGCAATTAGCGGCGCAATCCCCGGTCCGCGCAAGGGCATCGTAATGATTCGAGGAGCCAAGTAA
- a CDS encoding 50S ribosomal protein L6: MSRIGRSPIEVPAGVTVEITDSQVTARGPKGELSVALMPGLEVKQQDSVLQVSRPVENAETQRTFGLQRTLINNIVVGVSKGYERRLEINGVGYRANVAGQTVNLTLGYSHPIAFNLPQGIEAKVEKNIIVISGADKQQVGQVAANIRALRKPEPYKGKGIKYVEEHIRRKAGKAAAK, translated from the coding sequence ATGAGTCGAATTGGACGCAGCCCAATTGAAGTTCCAGCTGGTGTTACGGTTGAAATTACCGATAGCCAAGTTACTGCTCGCGGCCCTAAGGGCGAGCTATCGGTAGCTTTGATGCCTGGACTAGAAGTTAAGCAACAGGATAGCGTGCTACAGGTTAGTCGCCCGGTTGAAAACGCCGAAACCCAGCGTACCTTTGGCTTGCAGCGTACTCTAATCAACAACATTGTGGTTGGAGTTAGCAAGGGCTATGAGCGACGCCTCGAGATTAACGGCGTTGGCTACCGCGCTAACGTAGCCGGACAGACCGTCAACCTTACACTAGGTTACTCGCACCCAATTGCCTTCAATCTGCCGCAGGGCATTGAAGCAAAGGTTGAAAAGAACATAATTGTAATCAGTGGCGCCGATAAGCAACAGGTTGGCCAGGTTGCGGCTAACATTCGCGCCCTGCGCAAGCCGGAGCCTTATAAGGGCAAAGGAATTAAGTACGTCGAAGAGCACATTCGACGCAAGGCCGGAAAGGCGGCAGCAAAGTAA
- a CDS encoding 50S ribosomal protein L14, translated as MIQAETRMKVADNSGAREVLCIKVLGGSRRRYAGVGDVVTCSVKSATPNGGVKKKEVVQAVVVRTTKPTRRPDGSQIRFDDNAVVIINKDKQPRATRVFGPIARELREAGFMKIISLAPEVL; from the coding sequence ATGATTCAAGCTGAAACTCGCATGAAGGTAGCCGACAACAGCGGCGCCCGCGAGGTGTTGTGCATCAAGGTGCTGGGCGGTTCTCGCCGTCGGTACGCTGGTGTCGGTGATGTGGTTACCTGTAGCGTCAAAAGCGCCACGCCTAATGGCGGCGTCAAGAAAAAAGAGGTGGTACAGGCGGTAGTGGTTCGCACCACCAAACCAACTCGTCGACCAGACGGCTCGCAGATTCGCTTTGATGATAACGCTGTAGTGATTATCAACAAGGACAAGCAGCCACGGGCCACTCGCGTTTTTGGACCAATCGCTCGCGAGCTGCGCGAAGCCGGCTTTATGAAGATCATTTCGCTGGCTCCGGAGGTGCTCTAA
- a CDS encoding replication-associated recombination protein A produces MSLFAKNTSPLADRMRPSSLDEVVGQDHVVGPDGLLRQMLESGKIGSLILWGPPGTGKTTLARIMAAHEGYAFEELSAVTSGLPEVRKVMERARQRQAMGQSTILFVDEIHRFNKAQQDAFLPHIEDGTIILIGATTENPSFEVISPLLSRARVVVLKSLTKDQLELLLDRAADNLEGATVTPEAVELLAELAAGDARVALGGLEAAATLEPKVTPATVRNAMQKTSLRYDKGGEFHYNLISAYIKSMRGGAIDAALFYLARMLEAGEDPKFIARRIVIFASEDIGLADNNMLLLATSTFQAIERIGMPEGRIILSQATIAMCQAPKNRDAYNAIGAASQAVRQHPAAEPPAHLRNAPTKLMKELGYGKETKWEPGFKHPKGFMPEGLDDLTLYSPDNTSKH; encoded by the coding sequence ATGAGTTTGTTTGCCAAAAATACGTCGCCACTTGCCGATCGGATGCGCCCCTCGAGCCTTGACGAGGTGGTGGGGCAGGACCATGTGGTCGGCCCCGATGGGTTGTTGCGACAGATGCTTGAGTCCGGCAAAATTGGCTCGCTTATCTTGTGGGGGCCTCCAGGAACCGGCAAAACAACCTTGGCCCGCATTATGGCGGCTCACGAGGGGTACGCTTTTGAGGAGCTTTCGGCGGTAACCTCCGGCCTGCCCGAGGTCCGCAAGGTCATGGAGCGGGCTCGCCAGCGGCAGGCGATGGGGCAGTCAACCATTCTGTTCGTGGATGAGATCCACCGTTTCAATAAGGCCCAGCAAGATGCTTTTTTGCCGCACATTGAAGACGGCACAATTATTTTAATTGGGGCCACCACCGAAAACCCATCGTTTGAGGTTATTTCACCACTGCTTTCACGCGCGCGAGTGGTGGTATTAAAGTCGCTAACTAAAGATCAGCTTGAGTTGCTACTCGACCGCGCCGCCGATAACCTTGAGGGCGCAACCGTCACGCCGGAAGCAGTTGAGTTATTGGCTGAACTGGCGGCGGGAGATGCTAGGGTCGCATTAGGTGGGCTGGAGGCGGCTGCCACCCTAGAGCCAAAGGTAACGCCTGCTACCGTGCGCAACGCCATGCAAAAAACTAGCTTGCGCTACGACAAGGGTGGGGAGTTCCATTACAATTTAATATCGGCCTATATTAAATCGATGCGCGGAGGCGCGATTGATGCGGCCTTATTTTACCTAGCTCGCATGTTGGAGGCGGGCGAGGATCCAAAGTTTATTGCGCGCCGAATTGTCATATTTGCCTCCGAAGACATTGGTCTGGCCGACAACAACATGCTCTTACTGGCAACATCGACTTTTCAGGCAATTGAGCGAATTGGCATGCCGGAAGGTCGTATTATCTTGAGTCAGGCCACCATCGCTATGTGCCAAGCGCCTAAAAATCGTGACGCTTATAACGCTATTGGTGCGGCTAGCCAGGCGGTTCGTCAACATCCTGCCGCCGAGCCACCAGCGCACTTACGCAACGCCCCAACCAAGCTAATGAAGGAGTTGGGGTATGGCAAAGAAACAAAATGGGAGCCTGGATTTAAGCACCCCAAGGGTTTTATGCCCGAAGGCTTAGATGACCTTACGCTATATTCGCCGGATAACACTAGTAAGCATTAG
- a CDS encoding 50S ribosomal protein L22 — translation MNVKATAKYVRTSPRKVGLVAALIRGRKAQEAMTVLANTQKGAADPVGKVLKSAIANAENNHKLSSSDLLIESVLVGPAATLKRFRPRARGRAAAIRKRSSHITVVLTDAKAAAKPAAKTTAKKEAK, via the coding sequence ATGAACGTTAAAGCTACAGCTAAGTACGTTCGTACCTCGCCCCGCAAGGTTGGACTGGTTGCGGCTCTGATTCGTGGCCGAAAAGCTCAGGAGGCAATGACTGTTTTGGCTAACACTCAAAAGGGTGCTGCCGATCCAGTTGGCAAGGTACTAAAGAGCGCAATTGCTAACGCCGAGAACAACCACAAGTTGTCATCTAGCGATCTGTTGATTGAATCGGTATTGGTGGGTCCAGCCGCTACGCTTAAGCGATTCCGCCCGCGAGCTCGTGGTCGGGCAGCGGCTATCCGCAAGCGCAGCAGCCACATTACCGTGGTGCTAACCGATGCCAAGGCTGCAGCTAAGCCAGCCGCCAAAACAACCGCCAAGAAGGAGGCCAAGTAA
- the rpmC gene encoding 50S ribosomal protein L29, producing the protein MKYKDLTAKSDKELQNLLQDTRKELAQAAQDLRVKQVSNVKQIRAHKKTVARVLTLQQQRLLQHKEEAHG; encoded by the coding sequence ATGAAGTATAAAGATTTAACCGCAAAAAGCGATAAAGAGTTGCAGAATTTGCTGCAAGATACCCGTAAGGAGTTAGCTCAGGCCGCTCAGGACCTGAGAGTTAAGCAGGTGTCTAACGTAAAGCAGATCCGAGCTCATAAAAAGACTGTGGCCAGAGTTTTGACTCTGCAACAGCAGCGCTTATTGCAGCACAAGGAGGAAGCACATGGCTAG
- the rpsQ gene encoding 30S ribosomal protein S17 codes for MARTLRGTVSSNAMDKTVVVTVERVKEHPIYRKKYTVTTKFKAHDEKNECQVGDVVEIVETKPISRDKRWQVNSRLEKAGGAA; via the coding sequence ATGGCTAGAACACTGCGAGGAACGGTTTCCTCTAATGCAATGGATAAAACGGTAGTCGTAACCGTTGAGCGGGTTAAGGAGCATCCTATTTACCGCAAGAAGTACACCGTAACCACTAAATTTAAGGCTCATGATGAAAAAAATGAGTGCCAGGTTGGTGATGTGGTCGAGATTGTTGAAACCAAGCCAATCAGCCGTGACAAGCGCTGGCAGGTTAACAGCCGGCTCGAAAAGGCTGGAGGTGCCGCATGA
- a CDS encoding 30S ribosomal protein S19, which translates to MSRSLKKGPFVDEKLMSKVAKLGPNDKTVIKTWARSSTITPEMVGFTFAVHNGKQHTPVFVSENMVGHKLGEFSPTRKFRGHGGKLAKGGK; encoded by the coding sequence ATGAGTCGTTCACTTAAAAAAGGTCCATTTGTGGACGAAAAGTTGATGAGCAAGGTGGCCAAGCTCGGTCCCAACGATAAGACTGTGATTAAGACCTGGGCACGCTCAAGCACTATTACCCCAGAAATGGTAGGCTTTACCTTTGCTGTGCACAATGGCAAGCAGCACACCCCAGTGTTTGTAAGTGAAAACATGGTAGGCCACAAGCTGGGAGAGTTTTCTCCTACCCGTAAGTTCCGTGGTCACGGCGGTAAGCTAGCTAAAGGTGGCAAATAA
- a CDS encoding 50S ribosomal protein L24: MKIQKNDQIMVLAGKDKGKTGKVTAVYPAKDSVLVEGINVVKRHTKPSSKNPQGGILEIAKPIAASKVMVIDPTSGIPSRVSYTKTKDGKKERAFKPSRYAKVKKA, translated from the coding sequence ATGAAGATCCAGAAGAACGATCAGATTATGGTGCTAGCCGGTAAGGATAAGGGTAAAACGGGTAAGGTGACTGCGGTTTATCCGGCCAAGGACAGTGTTTTGGTCGAAGGCATTAATGTGGTTAAGCGCCACACCAAGCCATCCAGCAAGAACCCGCAAGGCGGTATTCTGGAGATTGCTAAGCCAATCGCCGCTTCAAAAGTGATGGTGATTGATCCAACTAGCGGTATTCCAAGTCGAGTAAGTTACACCAAGACAAAAGACGGCAAAAAGGAGCGGGCATTCAAACCCTCTCGTTACGCCAAGGTTAAGAAGGCATAG
- a CDS encoding chromate transporter, which produces MATSQPPKELMGWLEYYLVTKAPFQIPPNAREWIVKYSPWINIVLLVLFAPAILLALGVGAALVPFSAVGGASAATGLSFALVALVLQVGLMIAALPGLFARKKIGWQLVFYSVVLNLIFSLLNFNIVGGLLSAVLGSYVLFQIKSYYK; this is translated from the coding sequence ATGGCAACCTCCCAACCACCAAAAGAGCTAATGGGATGGCTTGAATATTATTTAGTGACCAAGGCTCCGTTTCAGATCCCGCCCAACGCGCGTGAGTGGATTGTAAAATATAGCCCCTGGATTAACATCGTACTGTTAGTATTGTTCGCACCGGCAATTTTGCTTGCACTAGGAGTTGGAGCGGCGTTGGTGCCATTTAGTGCGGTCGGGGGAGCGAGTGCAGCCACCGGACTATCTTTTGCGCTGGTAGCCCTGGTGCTTCAAGTTGGCTTGATGATCGCTGCCCTACCTGGTTTGTTTGCGCGCAAAAAGATTGGTTGGCAACTGGTATTTTATAGTGTGGTGCTGAACCTGATCTTTAGCCTCCTTAACTTTAATATTGTTGGCGGTTTACTCAGCGCGGTATTAGGGTCATACGTTCTGTTCCAGATCAAGTCCTACTACAAATAG
- a CDS encoding 30S ribosomal protein S3: MGQKVNPRSLRLQLDKDWSSKWFASKDYADRLIEDVNLRRAVAKKLSRRAGVARVDIERSANQVTVTIYTAKPGVVIGRGGSGAEELKKELNKLIGAPVKVSIEEIKRPETNAKLVAENIAGQLERRISFRRAMKMAVENAMKSGAKGAKVMVAGRLNGAEMGRREKVAQGSIPLHTLRADIDYAHAEARTTYGVIGVKVWVHKGTKF; the protein is encoded by the coding sequence ATGGGTCAGAAAGTAAATCCGCGCAGTCTGCGCCTACAGCTAGATAAGGATTGGTCTTCAAAGTGGTTTGCCTCTAAGGATTACGCCGATCGCCTGATCGAAGATGTCAACTTGCGCCGAGCTGTTGCCAAAAAGCTATCGCGTCGCGCCGGTGTGGCCCGAGTTGATATTGAGCGTTCAGCCAACCAAGTAACGGTGACCATCTACACCGCTAAGCCGGGTGTGGTGATCGGTCGCGGAGGTAGCGGTGCCGAAGAGCTTAAGAAAGAGCTCAACAAGCTAATTGGCGCACCGGTTAAGGTCAGCATTGAAGAAATTAAGCGACCAGAGACCAATGCTAAGTTGGTAGCCGAAAACATTGCCGGTCAGCTAGAGCGCCGTATTTCGTTCCGTCGCGCCATGAAGATGGCGGTTGAAAACGCCATGAAATCGGGCGCTAAGGGCGCCAAGGTGATGGTAGCCGGTCGACTGAACGGGGCCGAGATGGGTCGCCGCGAAAAGGTAGCTCAGGGATCGATCCCGTTGCACACTTTGCGTGCCGATATTGATTACGCTCACGCTGAAGCCCGCACCACCTACGGTGTTATCGGGGTAAAGGTTTGGGTCCATAAAGGGACGAAGTTTTAG
- a CDS encoding 50S ribosomal protein L18, translated as MSKMMISPAQQRRRRVRAKVQGTTQRPRLSVFVSNRQVSAQLIDDSQGVTLASVTSLGTTGTMTEKATKVGEQIAAAASKKKISAVVFDRGSRLYHGRLDALATAARNKGLEF; from the coding sequence ATGAGTAAGATGATGATTTCACCAGCACAACAGCGACGACGTCGCGTTCGAGCCAAGGTCCAGGGCACTACCCAGCGACCCCGATTAAGTGTGTTTGTAAGCAATCGCCAGGTATCGGCTCAGCTTATTGATGACAGCCAGGGAGTCACGCTAGCTAGCGTTACTTCTCTAGGTACTACCGGCACAATGACCGAAAAGGCCACCAAGGTTGGTGAGCAAATTGCGGCAGCTGCCAGCAAAAAGAAAATTAGCGCCGTGGTGTTTGATCGCGGTTCTCGACTGTATCATGGGCGGCTTGACGCTCTAGCTACCGCCGCGCGCAACAAAGGACTGGAGTTTTAA
- a CDS encoding 50S ribosomal protein L23, translating into MSQVVLIPHISEKAIALADTGTYVFQVPTSSNKIEIAKTVEQTFKVKVVKVTTMITKGKQVSRRYGKHAGSRKEVKKALVTLKKGDSIKLFEEGAK; encoded by the coding sequence ATGAGTCAGGTAGTTCTTATCCCTCATATCAGCGAAAAGGCAATTGCCCTGGCCGATACCGGCACCTATGTGTTCCAGGTACCGACCAGCTCAAACAAGATTGAGATTGCTAAAACGGTGGAGCAGACCTTTAAGGTTAAGGTGGTCAAAGTAACCACCATGATTACTAAGGGCAAGCAAGTTTCTCGTCGCTATGGCAAGCATGCTGGTAGTCGCAAGGAGGTTAAGAAGGCTTTAGTTACCCTTAAAAAGGGCGACAGCATTAAGCTGTTCGAAGAGGGGGCTAAGTAA
- a CDS encoding type Z 30S ribosomal protein S14 has product MARKALVVKAQRKPKYSTRQVNRCKLCGRPRGYIRQFGMCRICFREHASRGQIPGITKASW; this is encoded by the coding sequence ATGGCGCGAAAAGCACTGGTAGTAAAGGCTCAGCGAAAGCCAAAGTACTCAACTCGCCAGGTAAATCGCTGCAAGTTATGTGGTCGACCTCGTGGGTATATTCGCCAGTTTGGCATGTGTCGTATTTGTTTCCGCGAACATGCTAGCCGCGGGCAAATCCCTGGCATAACCAAGGCCAGTTGGTAA
- a CDS encoding 30S ribosomal protein S8 encodes MMTDPIADMLTRIRNAVAASRSHVVLPHSKIKEGIAQILKDNNFVADYKVEDSKGFKTISITLAKDNQSVAISNLQRVSKPGRRVYTSSQDIPLVLGGRGMVILSTPGGLMTGREARKQGLGGELICKVW; translated from the coding sequence ATGATGACAGATCCAATAGCAGACATGTTAACCCGAATTCGCAACGCCGTAGCTGCTTCACGCAGCCACGTGGTGTTGCCGCATTCCAAAATCAAGGAGGGTATTGCCCAGATCTTGAAGGACAACAACTTTGTGGCCGACTACAAGGTTGAGGACAGCAAGGGCTTTAAGACCATCTCAATTACGCTTGCCAAGGACAACCAGTCGGTTGCAATTAGCAACCTGCAGCGAGTGTCTAAGCCAGGACGACGCGTTTACACTAGCAGCCAGGACATTCCCTTGGTGCTTGGTGGACGCGGAATGGTTATCCTGTCGACCCCTGGTGGGCTGATGACCGGCCGAGAGGCTCGCAAGCAAGGCCTTGGTGGTGAATTAATCTGTAAGGTGTGGTAA
- a CDS encoding 50S ribosomal protein L16, translated as MLMPRKTKYRKQFKGRIPKGVATRGTELSFGQFGLKAEATERITSRQIEAARRAMTRHIKRGGKVWIRIFPDLPVTRKPAEVSMGSGKGAIDHYVARVRPGRVLFEMDGVSEELAREAMRLAGRKLPIKTKFISRQSASEAGE; from the coding sequence ATGTTGATGCCACGTAAGACAAAATATCGAAAGCAGTTCAAGGGTCGCATCCCCAAGGGTGTGGCTACCCGCGGTACCGAATTGAGCTTTGGCCAGTTTGGCCTCAAGGCCGAAGCAACCGAGCGGATTACCTCGCGCCAGATTGAGGCTGCTCGACGCGCAATGACTCGCCACATTAAGCGTGGTGGTAAGGTTTGGATCCGGATTTTCCCTGATCTACCGGTTACCCGCAAGCCGGCTGAGGTTAGCATGGGTAGCGGTAAGGGAGCCATTGACCACTACGTTGCTAGGGTTCGTCCTGGCCGAGTGTTGTTTGAGATGGATGGCGTTAGCGAGGAGCTGGCTCGAGAGGCGATGCGCCTAGCTGGTCGCAAGCTGCCAATTAAAACCAAGTTTATCAGTCGCCAAAGCGCGTCGGAGGCAGGTGAATAA
- a CDS encoding 50S ribosomal protein L5, producing the protein MSRLRDKYYNQVRPELAKQAEYTNPHQIPKIEKVVVNAGVGRAVSDSKQLELVGSTLIKVTGQAPVQTVAKNSIAGFKLRDGNKIGTMVTLRGERMYEFLDRVVAIVLPRIRDFRGISDTAFDGQGNYSIGLREQSVFPELTFEETQATHGLQINIITSAQTPAESKQLLTLMGFPFRRKN; encoded by the coding sequence ATGAGTAGACTAAGAGATAAGTATTACAATCAGGTACGCCCAGAGCTGGCTAAGCAGGCTGAGTACACCAATCCCCACCAGATTCCGAAAATTGAAAAGGTGGTGGTTAACGCTGGTGTCGGTCGAGCGGTTAGTGACAGTAAGCAGTTGGAGCTGGTTGGCAGCACCTTGATCAAGGTTACCGGCCAGGCCCCGGTTCAAACTGTAGCCAAAAACTCAATCGCTGGCTTTAAGCTTCGCGATGGCAACAAGATTGGCACCATGGTGACTTTGCGCGGCGAACGAATGTATGAGTTTTTGGACCGAGTGGTCGCAATCGTGCTGCCACGAATTCGAGATTTTCGAGGTATTTCTGACACCGCTTTTGACGGTCAGGGTAACTACAGTATTGGTTTGCGCGAGCAGTCGGTATTCCCAGAGCTGACCTTCGAAGAGACCCAGGCGACTCATGGTTTACAGATTAACATTATTACTTCTGCCCAAACCCCGGCAGAAAGTAAGCAACTGCTAACATTAATGGGGTTCCCATTTAGGAGGAAGAACTAA
- a CDS encoding 50S ribosomal protein L2 codes for MAVRLYKPTTPARRGMTTADTAALTKKKPEKYLLVARTARAGRNNQGKITIRHRGGAVKRHYRLVDFAIEPGFKGKIVALEYDPNRTAHLALVELEKGGKAYILAGSGMKVGQIVESGAESEIRRGNRLPLAKIPLGTQIYNVELVLGKGGQLARSAGTKAYLVAKEGEFCQVRLPSGEVRLVHQNCMATIGVVGNEAHQNIKYGSAGRRRRLGWRPQVRGKAMNPVDHPHGGGEGGTSTAIHKYGQKTPWGKPALGLKTRRRKLTDAMIVRGRKKGRRR; via the coding sequence ATGGCAGTTCGTTTATATAAGCCAACCACTCCAGCTCGCCGTGGCATGACCACCGCCGATACCGCTGCTTTAACCAAAAAGAAGCCAGAAAAATACCTGCTGGTTGCTCGCACCGCTCGGGCCGGGCGCAACAACCAAGGTAAGATCACCATTCGCCACCGAGGTGGAGCGGTTAAGCGCCACTACCGACTGGTTGATTTTGCGATCGAGCCTGGTTTTAAGGGTAAGATTGTTGCTCTCGAATATGATCCAAACCGTACCGCTCACCTGGCGCTGGTTGAGCTCGAAAAGGGCGGCAAGGCTTACATTTTAGCTGGTAGCGGCATGAAGGTTGGCCAAATTGTAGAAAGCGGCGCCGAATCGGAGATTCGTCGTGGCAACCGGTTGCCTTTGGCTAAAATTCCTCTAGGTACTCAGATTTATAACGTCGAGTTGGTACTCGGTAAGGGTGGTCAGTTAGCCCGCAGCGCTGGCACCAAGGCCTATTTGGTGGCTAAAGAGGGTGAGTTCTGTCAGGTCCGTTTGCCGAGCGGCGAGGTTCGCCTGGTTCACCAAAATTGCATGGCCACCATTGGAGTGGTCGGCAATGAAGCTCACCAAAACATTAAATATGGTAGCGCTGGCCGCCGCCGCCGCTTAGGGTGGCGACCTCAGGTTCGTGGTAAGGCTATGAACCCAGTGGATCACCCACACGGTGGTGGTGAGGGTGGTACCTCAACCGCTATTCATAAGTACGGTCAAAAGACTCCATGGGGCAAGCCAGCTCTAGGTCTTAAGACGCGCCGTCGTAAGCTAACCGATGCCATGATTGTGCGCGGTCGCAAGAAGGGAAGGAGACGCTAA
- a CDS encoding 30S ribosomal protein S10: MTKEDAPKQRIRIRLKAYDNKVIDQSAKQILDTAIRTGAKVAGPIPLPTDRKVTTVIKSPHVFKKGREQFEMRTHKRLLDITEPTPRTVDSLMNLNLPAGVDIEIKM, from the coding sequence ATGACCAAAGAAGACGCACCTAAACAACGAATTCGCATCCGCTTAAAGGCCTACGATAACAAGGTTATCGACCAGTCGGCCAAGCAGATTCTTGATACCGCTATTCGCACCGGCGCTAAGGTTGCGGGGCCAATTCCGCTCCCAACCGACCGCAAGGTGACCACGGTCATCAAGAGCCCGCACGTCTTTAAAAAGGGACGAGAGCAGTTTGAGATGCGAACTCACAAGCGGCTATTAGACATCACCGAGCCAACCCCACGAACCGTTGACTCGCTGATGAACCTCAATTTGCCAGCTGGCGTCGATATTGAAATCAAGATGTAG